The Spirochaetota bacterium genomic sequence TCCATTCGCTCATAGGCCACATCGCCGGCGCTGATTTCATCTCCCAGCTCACGGCGCCGCGCGCCCTGAGCACAGCCGAGGTCCTCGGCGGCAGCGAGGAAAAGCTTTCACGGATGATAGACGGCTCCATTCCGTCAGAGGACATACTCTGGGCGCTGTCAGGGGCTGTCCGGGCCATGCGAGACCTGAAGCAGCAGCGGAAGGGGAACCTTGAAGGAAGGGACCTTGCCGAGCTCGCCAATGTGCTTCTCTTTATCGGCCACGCCCGGGCCGATCTGCGGCTTTCGTTCTTTTACCTGCTTCTGCGAGATTGCGGCATATTTACCCAGGTGCCCGCTGCAATCGGCCTCATTCCGGACGATGACAGGAAAAAACGGCTCCTTGAGAAATTCACAGCAATAATCGAGTCCGATGATGAATGAGCGCCTTGAATCCGTCCTTGAGTCCCTCTGGCGGAAGAGCAGGTTTGTCTCATATTTTTATCAGTCAGTCCATTTCATTGAAGATGAAGCCATCCCGACCCTTGCCCTCGCGGTCCGTGAATCCCGGCTCACCCTGTATTATTCAGCATTGTTTATTGAAGGATTGTCACCAGATGAGCTGACGGGTCTCCTTGTCCACGAGATGCTCCACGTGGTACTGAACCATGACCATCGGGCTTTTCCCGGGGATGACCTCTATCTGCAAAATATATCCCAGGACATGGTGATCAACAGTTACCTTTCCGGCGTGCGGAAAACCTTCTTCTCCCGCAGGGACGGGACAGCGCCAGTGGAACAGCTCCTTCTTCCCGCCGGCCTTCCCCGTGTTCCGGGGGATTTCATAACTGACACGGGCGTAACTGATCCTTCATGGGAGGAGCTGTACCGGTGGCTGAAACGTCAGCCCCGCCGTTCCATATCCGAGTATATATCCAACGATGACAACACGCCGGGAGTTAACGGGCCCGGCGCCGAGAACCTGTCGGACAGTCTTAACCGCGCCTTTAACTTCGATCCTCTTTTGGACGGCAGGTCCGACATGAATACCATATACTTCAGCGACATGAAGGGAATGGTCTTCACGGACAACCTTGATTCTGTCATGCCGACGGGGGTCCATCTCTACCATGACCGCGACAACAGGATGGTCATCGACGCGCGTAAGACGAACATCATAAGCTTGGCTGACAGGGACAGTGAATGCGCGGAGGAACGGGCCTATCAGGACATAAAGGGAATTATCGAAAAGATCCGGGAAATCGATACTGCCCCGTGGGAGCGGCAGCTGAAGAGCATCGTCGATTTTTCGGCGCAGTCCAATGAATGGACCTATACCTATGGAAGGTTCAATCGCCGCTATTTTGCCCAGGGCATTTATTCGCCGGGAAGGGTTTTCAAGGAACAGGAGCTCATAACCGTTGCCGTGGACGTATCCGGCTCCATGGTGATGACCCCGTCTGATATTGAGGGGGCCTTCGGTGTGGTCGAGCAGCTCATGGGCAAGTACCGCATAAACCTACTCTGCCTTGACGAGGAGCTGTTCGTTCCGGAAAAGCGGGGTGACATTCTTGCCGCCTCGAAAAACATGGCCAAGCCCTTCGTGTACAGCCGCGGCGACTGGCGGTTCATCAGGACGGGCAGCGGCGGCACGACATTTTTCGCGCCTCTTTTCAATCGATACATGAAAGGACACAGGGAGATGCTACTTGTAATTACTGACGGTTATATATATGACCTGGAAGGCCTCAGGCGATACAATCCCACGATCTGGGTCATTTCCGAAAGCAGGCAGGATCCCTTTCATCCTCCCTTCGGCCAGGCCGTGAAGATGAGGAGTATAAAACCCTCCCCCTTGATGGGGGAGGGCAGGGCGGGAGTGTAAAAAATCATTTATGAATGATAATACTATTATTAAAGAATGCCTCGAAAGATGCGACGCCGCCGGTCTCTATCGTGCCGCGATGAATAACAATGACATCGACATTGTTGCCGCCTGCTATGCGATGCTCAAGCTCGGCGATCCTGAATATATCTTTTTCGCGGGCAGGGATTGGCCCAGGTTCGATTACATGCGCGGTCTCGAGGCCCTTGTCCGGCTTAAGAGCTCCGAGTTCATACACAAGGCGGGAATTTTCTGGAAGGAGTTCGATTTTATCTCGGGGTTGACGGCATTGGACGACCTGGCTGATCCGGAGTACCTCTACCGCGCCGGGAGGTTCTGGAAGGGTTTTGACCATGAAAGAGGCCTCGACGCATTGATCAGAATCGGTAAGGCTCGGTATGTTTACTATGCCGGCCAGGAATGGAAGGTTTTCAATTATCGAAAAGGGTTTGAGGTGCTGATGGATATGGGAAGCGCCGAATTCATCTTCTATGCCGGCGCCCATTGGAAAGAATTCGATCACCGGATCGGCTTCAAACGACTCATGGAGCTTGGAAATGCAGAGTATCTGTACAAGGCTGGAACACTCTGGCCTCAATTCGATTATCCGGCAGCCTGGGCTGTTATTGAATCAGATCTTGAAGAGGGGGCGCGTTGGCGGGGAAAGGCCTTTACGCACCACATGTGGAGACCGGCTCTTAAAAAAATCTGGAAAGATTCCATGGCGGCGCAGGGGTTGCAAAGAAAGTATGAATAAAAAAAAATATACAAAAAAAATAAATTTAATAATTGACATTAATTTTATTTATGGTCCAATAGTCAAAGGTTGAATAACTTCGAACAATATCTTCAATTTTCTTACTGCGTGTTTCATAACAGCATAAAAAAATTGTAGTCAGGAAGTTTATTCATAGGGTAAAACCCGCATTATTTATTATTTATAGGAGTTTTTCTTATGCCTAAAGGCACAGTAAAGTGGTTCAACGAGAAAAAGGGCTTTGGTTTCCTTTCTCAGGACAATGGAGCAGATCTCTTTGTTCATCACACTGGCATACTCGGCTCAGGCTTCAAGACTTTGAATGAAGGCGATAGAGTTGAGTTTGAAATTGAAAATAGCGAAAAAGGCCCGAGAGCTGTTTCAGTCAAGCCCATCAGCTAATTTATCGTGAATGACAATTCATTAAAACCCGGCTTATCAAGCCGGGTTTTTTTTTTGAGGTTTTTTTGCCATTTCCAGGGTCATACAGGCAATTCTATCAAAAAAAACAACAAAATAGTTGACGATATAAATAATTGTTAATATAATAGTTGTATAAACAACTATGATATGGCTGCCAATGAAAAAAGCAAAACAATCTTTGACACATCCCGACGGTTTTCATGGTTCCGTTGACGAACAGCTGAAGTTCCTTGAACACCTGGAGAAAACAAGGCCTCCCTCGGTAATCGAGCAATCGATGGGATTCATCATAGCCTCCACCATGACCCGGATCAGGATCCTCATGCTTAGGAAGATCAAGGAATATGGATACGATATCACACCGGAACAGGGCGCCGTCCTAAATGCCGTCGGCGAGTCGGAAGGAATCTCCCAGAGCATGATCGCGGAGAAGACATTGAAGGACAAGCCGACCATCACGCGCATCCTGGACAATCTTGAAAAGAAGAGCCTTATCAGCCGCAAGGCAGATTCGGGGGACCGGCGGGCCTACAAGATCTATTTAACGGGATCAGGCAGGGAGAAGATTGAAATGTTCAGGCGAATAATCGCCGAGGTGGACGCAAAGGCTTTCGCGGGCCTGGATCAGAAGGATTTACGCAAGATGGAGGAAATACTACGGGCCGTCAGGGCCAATGTAAGTTAAAAATCAGTAACCCGGAAAAGAGGCTGATTCCAGATTATACAAACGGTGCGAAAATGAATCGATTGAGTATCAAAACAGTTGTTATATCAAGTATCATGGCCGCAGCATCGCAGGTTGCGTTCGGCCAGGAAAAGGTCACCTGGGAGGAATGCGTGATTTACGCGCATCTGAACAATCCCGCTTTGAAGTCTTCCCTGGAGGCGGTGAGTAAAAGCAGGGCGGCCACTGGCGTTGCGCGGAGCGCCTATCTTCCGCA encodes the following:
- a CDS encoding cold-shock protein; protein product: MPKGTVKWFNEKKGFGFLSQDNGADLFVHHTGILGSGFKTLNEGDRVEFEIENSEKGPRAVSVKPIS
- a CDS encoding MarR family transcriptional regulator, whose translation is MKKAKQSLTHPDGFHGSVDEQLKFLEHLEKTRPPSVIEQSMGFIIASTMTRIRILMLRKIKEYGYDITPEQGAVLNAVGESEGISQSMIAEKTLKDKPTITRILDNLEKKSLISRKADSGDRRAYKIYLTGSGREKIEMFRRIIAEVDAKAFAGLDQKDLRKMEEILRAVRANVS